A region of Faecalibacterium taiwanense DNA encodes the following proteins:
- the tpiA gene encoding triose-phosphate isomerase yields MDKAKRKAIIAGNWKMNKTASEAAVLVDELVPAVQDAGCEVVICTPYTDLVTAVEKTKGTNIHVGAENVHFEKSGAFTGEISADMLVDLGVEYVIVGHSERRQYFAETDQTVNKRALAALNAGLKVIICVGESLQQREEGVTEELVRMQTKIALRDVTAEQMANVVIAYEPIWAIGTGKTATADQAEEVCGQIRKVIGEVYGEAVAEATTVQYGGSMNAKNCEELLSKKDVDGGLIGGASLKAPDFAVIVNAATKG; encoded by the coding sequence ATGGATAAGGCAAAGCGTAAGGCTATCATTGCAGGCAACTGGAAGATGAACAAGACTGCCTCCGAGGCTGCTGTTCTGGTGGACGAGCTGGTCCCCGCCGTGCAGGACGCAGGCTGCGAGGTAGTCATCTGCACCCCGTATACCGATCTGGTCACCGCTGTGGAAAAGACCAAGGGCACCAACATCCATGTGGGTGCTGAGAATGTCCACTTCGAGAAGTCCGGCGCTTTTACCGGCGAGATCAGCGCTGACATGCTGGTAGATCTGGGCGTGGAGTACGTCATTGTGGGCCACTCTGAGCGCCGCCAGTACTTCGCCGAGACCGACCAGACCGTGAACAAGCGGGCTCTGGCTGCTCTGAACGCCGGTCTGAAGGTCATCATCTGCGTGGGCGAGAGCCTGCAGCAGCGCGAAGAGGGCGTGACCGAAGAGCTGGTGCGTATGCAGACCAAGATCGCTCTGCGTGATGTGACCGCTGAGCAGATGGCAAATGTTGTGATCGCTTACGAGCCCATCTGGGCCATCGGCACCGGCAAGACCGCTACCGCCGATCAGGCTGAGGAAGTCTGCGGCCAGATCCGCAAGGTGATCGGCGAGGTGTACGGCGAGGCAGTTGCCGAGGCTACCACTGTCCAGTACGGCGGCAGTATGAACGCCAAGAACTGCGAGGAGCTGCTGAGCAAAAAGGATGTGGACGGCGGCCTGATCGGCGGCGCATCCCTGAAGGCTCCCGACTTTGCAGTGATCGTCAACGCAGCCACCAAGGGCTGA
- a CDS encoding glycosyltransferase family 4 protein — protein sequence MSKKLAIAMFGQKRLSREGGVEIVVKELCTRMVQNGCDVTCYNRAGHHVSGAEYDDAGKTEYEGIRQKFVPTIERRGLAAVSSSAFAALYSAFGKYDVVHIHAEGPAFFCWIPKLFGKRVICTIHGLDWAREKWKFGVGSKFIRQGEKNAAKYADEVIVLSKGVQDYFKETYGRETHFIPNGVNRPQIREAKLITDHFGLEKDSYILFLGRLVPEKGIRYLVEAFKNVKTEKTGHCRWLQRYGFLYGGIERTGEG from the coding sequence ATGAGTAAGAAACTTGCGATTGCGATGTTCGGACAGAAGCGATTATCGAGAGAAGGCGGAGTAGAAATCGTTGTCAAAGAGCTCTGCACCCGAATGGTACAGAATGGTTGTGACGTGACCTGCTACAACAGAGCAGGCCATCATGTGAGTGGTGCAGAATATGACGATGCTGGTAAAACGGAGTACGAGGGAATCCGTCAGAAGTTTGTTCCGACCATTGAACGACGCGGACTTGCTGCAGTCAGCTCCTCCGCATTTGCGGCACTTTATAGTGCATTTGGAAAATACGATGTGGTGCATATCCATGCAGAAGGTCCTGCCTTTTTCTGTTGGATACCAAAACTTTTTGGCAAGCGTGTAATCTGCACTATTCACGGTTTGGACTGGGCCCGCGAAAAATGGAAATTTGGCGTTGGATCAAAATTTATCCGGCAGGGTGAAAAAAATGCTGCGAAATATGCGGACGAGGTCATTGTTCTGAGCAAAGGAGTGCAGGACTATTTTAAGGAAACTTATGGAAGAGAAACACACTTTATCCCTAATGGCGTGAATAGGCCGCAGATTCGGGAAGCAAAGCTGATCACAGATCATTTTGGACTGGAAAAAGATTCCTACATATTGTTCCTCGGGCGTCTGGTGCCGGAGAAGGGGATTCGATATCTGGTTGAGGCATTCAAGAATGTTAAGACAGAAAAAACTGGTCATTGCAGGTGGCTCCAGCGATACGGATTCCTTTATGGAGGAATTGAAAGAACTGGCGAAGGGTGA
- a CDS encoding phosphoglycerate kinase — translation MGLGKKTIDDQNYCGKKVLVRCDFNVPMKDGVITNENRINAALPTIQKLVNDGAKVILCSHLGKPKNGPEAKFSLAPVAVALSAKLGKTVVFADDDNVVGENAKAAVAAMNNGDVVLLQNTRFRKEETKNMPEFSEELASLADAYVDDAFGSCHRAHCSTAGVTDFIKDTAVGYLMEKEIKYLGNAVNDPVRPFTAILGGAKVADKLNVISNLLEKVDTLIIGGGMAYTFVKAQGYEVGKSLCDDSKLDYCKEMMAKAQEKGVKLLLPVDAVCIKDFPDPIDAPVETTVVPVTAIPADMEGCDIGPETMKLFADAVKASKTVVWNGPMGVFENPTLAAGTLAVAKAMAESDATTVIGGGDSAAAVQQMGLGDKMTHISTGGGASLEYLEGKELPGIAVIQNA, via the coding sequence ATGGGTTTAGGTAAGAAGACGATCGACGATCAGAACTACTGCGGCAAGAAGGTGCTTGTCCGTTGCGATTTCAACGTCCCGATGAAGGACGGTGTGATCACCAACGAGAACCGCATCAATGCAGCTCTGCCCACCATCCAGAAGCTGGTCAACGATGGCGCAAAGGTCATCCTGTGCAGCCATCTGGGCAAGCCCAAGAACGGCCCCGAGGCAAAGTTCAGCCTGGCACCCGTTGCTGTGGCTCTGAGCGCAAAGCTGGGCAAGACCGTTGTGTTTGCTGACGACGACAACGTTGTGGGCGAGAACGCAAAGGCTGCTGTTGCTGCCATGAACAACGGCGATGTCGTTCTGCTGCAGAACACCCGTTTCCGCAAGGAAGAGACCAAGAACATGCCTGAGTTCAGCGAAGAGCTGGCTTCTCTGGCTGATGCATATGTTGACGATGCATTCGGCAGCTGCCACCGTGCACACTGCTCCACTGCAGGTGTCACCGACTTCATCAAGGATACCGCTGTCGGCTACCTGATGGAGAAGGAGATCAAGTATCTGGGCAACGCTGTGAACGATCCCGTTCGTCCCTTCACCGCTATTCTGGGCGGCGCAAAGGTCGCAGACAAGCTGAATGTTATCTCCAACCTGCTGGAGAAGGTCGATACCCTGATCATCGGCGGCGGCATGGCTTACACCTTCGTCAAGGCTCAGGGCTACGAGGTCGGCAAGAGCCTGTGCGACGATTCCAAGCTGGATTACTGCAAGGAGATGATGGCCAAGGCTCAGGAGAAGGGCGTGAAGCTGCTGCTGCCCGTTGATGCTGTCTGCATCAAGGACTTCCCCGATCCCATCGACGCTCCGGTTGAGACCACTGTTGTTCCCGTCACCGCGATCCCGGCTGACATGGAAGGCTGCGACATCGGCCCCGAGACCATGAAGCTGTTTGCCGATGCTGTCAAGGCATCCAAGACCGTTGTGTGGAACGGCCCCATGGGCGTGTTCGAGAACCCCACTCTGGCAGCTGGCACTCTGGCAGTTGCAAAGGCTATGGCTGAGAGCGACGCTACCACCGTGATCGGCGGCGGCGACAGCGCAGCAGCTGTGCAGCAGATGGGTCTGGGCGACAAGATGACCCACATCTCCACCGGCGGCGGCGCTTCTCTGGAGTATCTGGAGGGCAAGGAGCTGCCCGGCATCGCAGTCATTCAGAACGCATAA
- a CDS encoding glycosyltransferase family 4 protein has protein sequence MLRQKKLVIAGGSSDTDSFMEELKELAKGDDRILFTGFVQGAMLDELYSNAYIYTLPSDLEGMPLSLLEAMSYGNCCLVSDIPECAEVVEDKALIFKKSDVEDLREKLQEACDHPEMVMKMKNQAADFICEKYNWDQQIINGSMTVRRSGIEMLCLMQSGMVTAKALPRK, from the coding sequence ATGTTAAGACAGAAAAAACTGGTCATTGCAGGTGGCTCCAGCGATACGGATTCCTTTATGGAGGAATTGAAAGAACTGGCGAAGGGTGACGATCGGATTCTATTTACCGGGTTTGTGCAGGGAGCAATGTTGGATGAACTATACAGCAATGCTTACATTTACACGCTGCCGTCTGATCTGGAAGGAATGCCATTAAGTCTACTGGAGGCAATGAGCTACGGCAATTGCTGTCTGGTTTCCGATATTCCGGAATGCGCAGAGGTTGTGGAAGATAAGGCATTGATTTTCAAAAAGTCAGATGTAGAGGACTTGCGAGAAAAACTGCAAGAGGCTTGTGACCATCCTGAAATGGTTATGAAAATGAAGAATCAGGCAGCTGACTTTATCTGCGAGAAATATAACTGGGATCAACAAATCATCAATGGTTCGATGACAGTACGAAGAAGTGGAATCGAAATGCTTTGTTTGATGCAGTCTGGAATGGTGACAGCGAAGGCATTACCAAGGAAATGA